One window of Candidatus Nitrospira kreftii genomic DNA carries:
- a CDS encoding ADP-dependent (S)-NAD(P)H-hydrate dehydratase / NAD(P)H-hydrate epimerase, with product MTKIVTAAQMQELDRRTIVEARIPATTLMERAGLGVVSSLEKRFGPTRGKRVTVVCGKGNNGGDGFVAARILRRHHANVHILALASVSELSRDAATMYKQFVRGAGRSGVHVYTSKAQALALLQDSDILVDALLGTGLSSPVTGRYADAIDSINEALRPVVAVDLPSGLHADSGTTLGQAVRASLTVTFGLPKLGLYQNQGIDHAGDIEIVDIGIPPAYVDAMVSRTSLITRGAVQMSLPTRRASSHKGTFGHAGIIAGSVGKTGAAALAARAALRVGAGLVTVAIPSSVNDVLEAKLMEAMTAPMPETKARTLARAALDRLVSFMSARTAIAIGPGLSTAPETVELIQALTKQLDRPAVFDADALNALTGRTALLASCKTPPIITPHPGEMARLEPDATPQTVNSDRIGIATRFARERGLFVVLKGARTIVARPDGAVAICPTGNPGMATAGTGDVLTGMMVGLLAQGLPSWEAACAATYLHGIAGDLAAGSKGHAGMIASDLVEQIPYALNYVDETAQN from the coding sequence ATGACCAAGATTGTCACCGCTGCACAGATGCAGGAGCTTGATCGTAGAACGATCGTAGAGGCCCGCATTCCTGCCACAACATTGATGGAACGAGCCGGACTCGGCGTCGTGTCGTCCCTTGAAAAGCGATTCGGACCCACTCGCGGCAAGAGGGTGACCGTCGTCTGCGGCAAGGGGAATAATGGTGGAGATGGATTCGTAGCGGCGCGCATACTCCGCCGACACCATGCGAACGTACACATCCTTGCACTGGCATCTGTTTCCGAACTCAGTCGCGATGCCGCTACGATGTATAAGCAATTCGTGCGTGGTGCAGGCAGGTCTGGTGTCCACGTGTACACGTCCAAAGCACAGGCACTGGCTCTTTTACAGGACAGTGACATCCTCGTCGATGCCCTGCTTGGAACAGGACTTTCCTCCCCCGTAACCGGGCGCTATGCCGATGCCATAGACAGCATCAACGAAGCCCTTCGCCCTGTTGTGGCCGTGGACCTTCCTTCTGGCCTCCATGCTGATAGCGGAACCACCCTTGGTCAAGCTGTTCGTGCCTCCCTTACCGTCACTTTTGGACTTCCGAAATTGGGTCTCTACCAGAATCAGGGGATCGATCACGCTGGGGACATCGAGATTGTTGATATCGGTATCCCGCCAGCGTACGTCGATGCAATGGTCAGTCGTACCAGCTTGATTACGCGAGGAGCGGTGCAGATGTCCCTACCGACCCGTCGCGCTTCGAGTCACAAGGGAACGTTTGGACATGCCGGTATTATCGCCGGGTCCGTCGGGAAAACCGGCGCCGCAGCCCTCGCCGCCCGAGCCGCGCTCCGAGTGGGAGCCGGCCTCGTGACCGTGGCGATTCCTTCAAGTGTCAATGATGTATTGGAGGCAAAACTGATGGAGGCTATGACGGCTCCAATGCCGGAGACCAAGGCTCGAACCTTGGCACGCGCAGCATTGGACCGACTCGTCTCGTTCATGTCAGCCAGAACCGCCATCGCCATCGGTCCAGGGCTCTCAACGGCACCCGAAACTGTGGAGCTTATCCAGGCTTTGACAAAACAGCTTGATCGACCAGCTGTGTTTGATGCAGATGCGCTGAACGCACTGACCGGCCGTACCGCTCTGCTGGCATCCTGCAAGACTCCTCCAATCATCACGCCCCATCCTGGTGAGATGGCGCGACTGGAACCGGATGCCACACCTCAGACCGTCAATAGTGATCGCATTGGTATCGCGACCCGATTTGCGCGGGAGCGCGGCCTGTTTGTGGTCCTGAAGGGGGCGAGAACCATTGTGGCTCGGCCAGATGGTGCTGTGGCTATCTGTCCAACGGGAAACCCCGGAATGGCAACAGCCGGTACTGGTGACGTGTTGACCGGCATGATGGTAGGACTTTTGGCCCAAGGCCTGCCTTCGTGGGAAGCAGCTTGTGCCGCGACCTACCTCCATGGAATAGCTGGAGATTTGGCTGCAGGCAGTAAGGGACACGCGGGGATGATCGCCAGTGATCTAGTCGAGCAGATTCCCTATGCCCTCAACTATGTCGACGAGACAGCGCAAAACTAA
- a CDS encoding tRNA (Adenosine(37)-N6)-threonylcarbamoyltransferase complex ATPase subunit type 1 TsaE: MAKSFDLRDGVLSSPRETDSFGHIIGTVLRRGDVLALMGELGAGKTALVRGIVAGLGGSVASVTSPTFMIVHEYQGRLPLVHLDLYRLRRVDEAESIGLSACFTDEAVTAIEWADRFPGLLPADHLEVRLIHRTRTTRMMRLEAQGARSRSLLRRITRACLAIDQSARLPQSRTRHRRKVSQG, translated from the coding sequence ATGGCTAAATCGTTCGACCTCCGTGATGGTGTCCTTTCATCTCCTCGAGAAACGGATTCGTTCGGACATATTATTGGGACCGTCCTTCGAAGAGGGGATGTACTTGCCTTGATGGGAGAATTGGGCGCCGGCAAAACTGCCTTGGTCCGTGGGATCGTGGCCGGACTCGGTGGTTCAGTTGCTTCGGTCACCAGCCCAACGTTTATGATCGTGCACGAATATCAGGGCAGGCTTCCGCTCGTCCATCTGGATCTTTACCGGTTGAGACGAGTCGATGAAGCCGAGTCAATTGGACTTTCCGCATGCTTTACAGATGAAGCTGTGACCGCGATTGAATGGGCCGATCGATTCCCGGGCTTGCTTCCTGCTGATCACCTGGAAGTGCGATTGATTCATCGAACCCGAACTACCAGAATGATGAGATTGGAAGCTCAAGGGGCACGCTCTCGATCCCTTCTACGACGGATCACTCGTGCTTGCCTCGCCATAGATCAATCGGCGCGATTGCCTCAGTCACGTACGAGGCATCGTCGAAAGGTTTCGCAGGGATGA
- a CDS encoding DNA mismatch repair protein MutS, giving the protein MSELSLSPLMQQYRDIKQGYPDAILFFRVGDFYEMFYEDAQVASGILSIALTSRDKNSADPVPLCGIPFHAATGYIAKLLKAGRIVALCEQVEDPKTAKGLVRREVVRLYTPGTLVDTEFLSPTEFNYLTALAIRHDSSRGLVIGLAALEVSTGEFWVMETDGPQAVSQVLNEFARLEPRELLLPVDLDRQLFRWIDEIPGVRLCERPSVSFDRRHAERLLHEHLGVQSLTTFGCHGVSIGICVAGAVLEYLRQTQPTAPLAHIRRIMLRGTDEFMQLDSTTIRNLELLKPIVVNEGYSGSKAPTLLGVLDRTSTAMGSRLLRQWLIRPLIRCDEIRSRLDAVEELKDQMMVRTALRSALREIQDIARLGSRLVLELSGPRELLALKQSLGALPEILVQLDLLKSHLLREAQASWDSAQDLYELIERSIRSDAPISVRDGNLIKDGYDPQIDELRKVSKEGKGWIAALEVRERERTGIESLKVRYNHVYGYYIEITKANLNRVPADYIRKQTLVNAERFMTAELKDLEERVIGADAQLLAREQETFIQLRSRLAEEAPRLDRIATTLSVIDVLAALAEVAALYRYVKPTVTEDDTLTIRDGRHPVVERLCIDSTFVPNDTDLDLGLNRLLIITGPNMAGKSTYLRQVALIVLLAQIGSFVPATEAHVGVTDRIFTRVGASDNLAGGQSTFMVEMVETAHILQTATQRSLILLDEIGRGTSTYDGLSIAWAIAEYIHDCTRLGARTLFATHYHEMTNLEQQRTGIRNYCVAVREQGDEVVFLRKIVPGKADRSYGIHVGKLAGLPTEVIHRAQSVLSQLEQPESPYSNPSLEQPHMGSPSLPTPHPIIDEVKQIDLFSMTPLDAMNRLAELQRMVK; this is encoded by the coding sequence ATGAGTGAGCTCAGCTTGAGTCCATTGATGCAGCAATATCGCGATATTAAACAAGGCTACCCTGACGCGATCCTGTTTTTCCGAGTTGGAGATTTTTATGAGATGTTCTACGAGGACGCACAGGTGGCCTCGGGGATTCTTTCTATCGCCCTAACTTCCCGCGATAAGAACAGTGCTGATCCTGTTCCTCTGTGCGGTATTCCTTTTCACGCAGCAACTGGCTATATCGCGAAGTTATTGAAGGCCGGGCGGATCGTCGCCTTGTGCGAACAAGTCGAGGACCCTAAAACAGCTAAAGGTCTGGTTCGCCGAGAAGTCGTCAGACTCTATACCCCAGGCACATTGGTCGATACAGAGTTTCTTTCTCCTACCGAGTTCAACTATCTGACCGCGCTCGCGATTCGGCACGACTCGTCCCGAGGATTAGTCATCGGCTTGGCTGCTCTTGAGGTGTCCACAGGTGAGTTTTGGGTGATGGAGACCGATGGTCCACAAGCCGTCTCCCAGGTCCTGAATGAGTTCGCGCGCTTGGAGCCTCGAGAATTACTACTTCCTGTTGATCTTGATCGCCAACTGTTTCGGTGGATCGATGAAATCCCAGGAGTCCGCCTGTGTGAACGTCCTTCCGTCTCATTTGACCGCAGGCACGCCGAGCGACTGCTCCATGAGCACCTCGGTGTCCAATCTCTTACAACCTTTGGTTGCCACGGTGTATCCATAGGCATCTGCGTAGCCGGTGCCGTGCTGGAATACCTTCGTCAGACCCAGCCGACCGCACCCCTTGCTCATATTCGCCGTATTATGCTCCGCGGTACTGACGAATTTATGCAGCTCGATAGTACAACAATCCGTAATCTTGAACTGTTGAAACCAATTGTAGTGAATGAGGGTTATTCCGGTTCAAAGGCCCCAACACTCTTAGGTGTTCTCGATCGAACCAGCACGGCTATGGGAAGTCGCCTTCTCCGTCAATGGCTGATCAGGCCCTTAATTCGCTGCGATGAAATCCGATCGAGATTGGATGCGGTTGAGGAACTGAAAGACCAGATGATGGTGCGAACGGCTCTCCGTTCTGCTTTGCGAGAGATTCAGGATATAGCTCGACTCGGTAGTCGCCTTGTCCTGGAGCTGTCCGGTCCGCGTGAACTTCTTGCGCTCAAACAGTCGCTCGGTGCTTTGCCAGAGATTCTTGTGCAATTAGATCTTCTGAAGAGTCACCTGCTCAGAGAGGCACAGGCTTCGTGGGATAGCGCTCAAGATCTCTATGAGCTGATTGAACGGTCTATCCGTTCCGATGCCCCGATCTCAGTTCGTGATGGCAATCTCATCAAAGATGGATACGATCCTCAAATTGACGAATTGCGAAAGGTAAGCAAAGAAGGAAAAGGGTGGATTGCTGCCCTCGAGGTTCGTGAACGGGAGCGAACCGGCATTGAATCGCTGAAGGTTCGTTACAATCACGTCTATGGATACTATATCGAGATTACGAAGGCCAATCTTAACCGTGTGCCGGCCGACTACATCCGCAAGCAAACCCTCGTCAATGCCGAACGGTTCATGACGGCTGAGTTAAAGGATCTTGAAGAACGTGTCATCGGAGCGGATGCGCAACTTCTTGCCAGAGAGCAAGAAACGTTTATTCAGCTTCGCTCTCGACTGGCCGAAGAAGCTCCTCGGCTGGATAGAATAGCCACCACTCTTTCGGTCATTGATGTGTTGGCTGCGTTGGCAGAAGTCGCCGCTCTCTATCGATACGTAAAGCCTACCGTCACTGAGGATGATACGCTCACCATTCGAGACGGTCGCCATCCTGTGGTGGAACGGCTCTGCATCGATTCGACGTTCGTGCCTAATGATACTGATCTGGATCTCGGTTTGAACCGTCTATTGATCATTACTGGGCCAAACATGGCAGGAAAGAGCACGTATCTTCGGCAAGTGGCCCTGATTGTTCTGCTAGCACAAATCGGAAGCTTCGTTCCGGCAACGGAGGCTCACGTTGGAGTAACGGACCGCATTTTCACGAGGGTGGGAGCTTCAGATAATTTGGCCGGAGGCCAGAGCACGTTCATGGTTGAAATGGTGGAGACCGCACATATTTTACAAACGGCGACACAGCGAAGCCTGATCTTGCTGGATGAAATAGGTCGAGGCACAAGCACCTATGACGGTCTCAGCATTGCATGGGCAATTGCTGAGTACATTCATGACTGCACACGATTAGGAGCACGTACCTTGTTTGCCACGCACTACCATGAGATGACTAACTTGGAGCAGCAACGGACTGGGATCAGGAATTACTGTGTCGCTGTTCGGGAACAGGGTGATGAGGTGGTGTTTCTTAGAAAAATCGTGCCAGGGAAAGCGGATCGAAGTTATGGGATTCACGTTGGTAAACTCGCGGGGCTGCCCACAGAGGTTATTCACAGAGCGCAATCCGTGCTGTCCCAGCTGGAACAACCGGAATCTCCCTATTCCAATCCCTCACTGGAACAGCCCCACATGGGTTCCCCGTCTCTTCCCACGCCTCATCCGATTATTGATGAAGTTAAGCAGATCGACCTTTTCTCGATGACCCCGCTCGATGCGATGAATCGCCTTGCCGAGCTGCAGCGCATGGTTAAGTAG
- a CDS encoding hypothetical protein (conserved exported protein of unknown function), producing MILQKQGVAILAAVALVVGVASTASAIESFQERFEWGDMSKPTTIQGRVIVLDPYDEAVWINVAVFGGNAESGLYWQKVHPGKTLKFYAEKSAWQELKKMGRPHAGPAAAKEVPPGSTTDLIEFVVVESEQNHRVISSVKKIPEVAGAMGKPLSISALRLKECAGKHEFDSACSKAKTALNESPVTPDGSNVGMQYDVMLPGGKTVGGLIPWTAPYNQVN from the coding sequence ATGATATTGCAGAAGCAAGGTGTAGCCATTCTGGCAGCCGTCGCGCTGGTGGTCGGTGTGGCTTCGACTGCCTCGGCGATTGAGTCATTCCAGGAACGGTTCGAATGGGGAGATATGAGTAAGCCGACCACCATCCAAGGTAGGGTGATCGTACTGGATCCGTACGATGAGGCAGTCTGGATCAATGTTGCGGTTTTTGGGGGCAACGCCGAGAGCGGCCTGTACTGGCAAAAAGTTCATCCAGGGAAGACGCTGAAGTTCTATGCCGAGAAGTCTGCCTGGCAAGAACTCAAAAAGATGGGGCGACCTCATGCGGGACCGGCCGCGGCAAAGGAGGTGCCTCCTGGTAGTACCACAGATTTGATTGAATTCGTCGTCGTAGAAAGTGAGCAGAACCATCGCGTGATATCGTCGGTGAAAAAAATTCCAGAAGTAGCTGGCGCAATGGGTAAGCCTCTGAGCATTTCCGCCCTTCGTCTCAAGGAGTGCGCGGGGAAACATGAGTTTGACTCTGCCTGTTCAAAGGCTAAGACGGCTCTTAACGAATCCCCGGTGACACCAGATGGGAGCAACGTCGGTATGCAATATGATGTCATGCTTCCCGGAGGGAAAACAGTCGGTGGGTTGATTCCTTGGACTGCGCCGTATAACCAGGTCAACTAG
- a CDS encoding hypothetical protein (conserved protein of unknown function): MKKSVVLAAVAVFWGFGLLAAEFSFAAGGIEKLGLADAVVGGKPLKGEAGLKTLQGRVWSQWADNPDGELLFGIQYWNTGEPGSGDTGGRSSTMLDVKPPDPLFSCCAWGFSGGTEKNSTYSGWYHAASTVRLAVKDKALMDQIIKASQELVAMEVTLSGRTITAFKVLKD, encoded by the coding sequence ATGAAAAAGTCTGTCGTTCTAGCTGCCGTGGCGGTCTTTTGGGGATTCGGCTTGCTAGCGGCCGAGTTTTCCTTTGCGGCAGGGGGCATCGAAAAGCTGGGACTCGCAGATGCCGTCGTCGGAGGGAAACCGCTGAAGGGCGAAGCTGGGCTCAAGACGCTGCAAGGACGTGTCTGGTCACAATGGGCAGATAATCCGGACGGAGAACTCCTGTTCGGGATTCAATATTGGAATACAGGGGAACCAGGGTCCGGCGATACGGGAGGCCGATCATCGACCATGCTTGACGTCAAACCACCGGACCCATTGTTTAGTTGTTGTGCCTGGGGATTTTCCGGAGGAACGGAAAAGAACTCAACCTATTCAGGTTGGTATCATGCCGCCTCGACGGTTCGCCTGGCTGTCAAAGACAAGGCGTTGATGGATCAGATCATCAAGGCCTCACAAGAATTGGTGGCCATGGAGGTGACACTGAGTGGCAGGACCATTACCGCATTTAAGGTGCTGAAGGACTAG
- a CDS encoding putative zinc protease YmxG encodes MYRKLILNNGIRVVTERIPTLKSVTIGIWVDVGSRDEGPAQAGYSHFIEHMFFKGTAARSATDISREIDALGGEMNAFTTRETTTFYVKVLDQHVSQALDLLSDLFLRSRLGKKEIDKEKQVILEEVRMVKDDPEDLVQELHTKLVMGRHPLSRPILGRESTITQISRQDLLQYIDAHYHPEKIVIAVAGNFDQQQLERTIARTFGKYRKSSGTVSNKRWPPELFGGVTMKQKPLEQVHLCIGLAGVAASHKDRYAIYALNSVLGGSVSSRLFQEIREKRGLSYSIYSFLSGYSDGGTVTVYAGTHAREVERVLDLICREIQKLARHGIDHDELKRTKDQMKGGLMLSLESSHSRMNKLAKDELISGTHTTLEDMIREIDAVTQEQVFQVAQDSFISKGMALTGLGPLSSRQVSTMSTRFS; translated from the coding sequence TTGTATCGCAAGCTTATCCTCAATAACGGGATTCGCGTGGTCACTGAGCGAATCCCGACTCTCAAATCCGTCACCATTGGTATCTGGGTCGATGTGGGCTCGCGTGATGAAGGTCCGGCGCAGGCAGGGTACTCGCACTTCATTGAGCACATGTTCTTTAAGGGAACGGCCGCTCGTTCGGCGACAGACATCTCCCGAGAAATCGATGCGTTAGGAGGCGAAATGAACGCCTTCACTACACGGGAGACGACGACGTTCTATGTCAAAGTCTTAGATCAACACGTGTCCCAAGCGCTTGATCTGCTGTCGGATCTGTTCCTACGCTCGCGCCTTGGGAAGAAAGAAATTGACAAGGAAAAGCAGGTCATCCTTGAAGAAGTCCGCATGGTCAAAGACGACCCGGAAGACCTGGTTCAGGAGCTTCATACGAAATTAGTCATGGGGAGACATCCCTTGAGTCGTCCTATTCTGGGGCGAGAATCAACCATCACGCAAATCAGTCGGCAAGACCTCTTGCAATACATTGATGCGCATTACCATCCCGAGAAGATCGTCATTGCCGTCGCGGGGAATTTTGATCAACAGCAACTCGAGAGGACTATCGCACGCACGTTCGGCAAATATCGAAAATCAAGTGGTACGGTATCCAATAAGCGTTGGCCTCCCGAACTCTTCGGCGGCGTGACCATGAAGCAAAAGCCATTGGAGCAGGTACATCTCTGCATAGGCCTGGCAGGAGTAGCTGCTAGTCATAAAGATCGGTACGCCATCTACGCATTGAACAGTGTCCTGGGAGGAAGTGTGAGTTCCAGACTTTTTCAAGAAATACGGGAAAAACGTGGCTTATCCTATTCCATCTACTCCTTCTTGTCGGGCTATTCTGACGGTGGCACCGTGACGGTCTATGCGGGGACTCATGCGCGAGAAGTAGAGCGGGTCCTTGATCTGATTTGTCGTGAAATTCAGAAGCTCGCCAGACATGGCATCGATCACGATGAGCTGAAGCGGACAAAGGATCAAATGAAGGGTGGACTCATGCTTAGCCTGGAGAGTTCTCATAGCCGAATGAACAAACTTGCAAAGGATGAATTGATATCCGGGACTCATACTACCCTGGAAGACATGATTCGAGAAATCGATGCGGTTACGCAAGAACAAGTCTTTCAAGTTGCTCAGGATTCATTCATCTCGAAAGGAATGGCATTAACCGGCTTAGGGCCGCTTTCCTCTCGCCAAGTGAGCACAATGAGTACGAGATTCTCCTAA
- a CDS encoding polynucleotide phosphorylase/polyadenylase, with translation MVHVVEVDIAGRTLRLETGRVAKQADGSIWASYGDTVVLATAVAAQTAKPGIDFLPLTVDYQEKAYAAGKIPGGYFKREGRPAEKEVLTSRLIDRPIRPLFPEGYYFETQVIASVLSADKTGSSDVIGITAASAALAVSNIPFNGPVAGVKIGRIKGQLVVNPDLESIEQSDLHLVVAGTADAVMMVEAGANELPEQTMLEALELAHSEIKKIVKKISELAQKVGKIKRTVAAESIDPQLQAEIKALVAQPIRDAIMISNKTARQERLDQVLADAIEKLKKPEDLSRERHIKIVFHQLEYTEVRKMILEKQSRADGRGPADIRPITCEVGALPRAHGSAIFTRGETQSLAVVTLGTTDDEQRIDALEGEYTRTFMLHYNFPPFSVGEARPLRTPGRREVGHGALAERALKPVIPNKDVFPYTLRIVSEILESNGSSSMATVCGGTLAMMDAGVPIKEPVAGIAMGLIKEGEDVIILSDILGLEDHLGDMDFKVCGTKNGVTALQMDIKIGGITTALMQQALEQARLGRLHILGHMSKALPEPRTHLSPFAPRIHTMKVKQDKIRDIIGQGGKTIRGIQSDCGVKISVEDTGVVTIASSDEASLQKAKGIIDRLTEEVEVGKVYTGTVRKIMDFGAFVEVLPGTDGLVHISQLAHHRVKAVADEVSEGDEILVKVLEIDRQGKIRLSRKETIPVPTGSPKDSSDE, from the coding sequence ATGGTACACGTCGTAGAAGTCGACATTGCAGGCAGGACACTCCGTCTTGAAACCGGGCGGGTCGCCAAACAGGCGGACGGATCAATTTGGGCGTCATATGGGGATACGGTCGTCCTCGCGACGGCCGTGGCCGCACAAACGGCCAAGCCTGGAATAGATTTCCTTCCTCTGACCGTCGACTATCAAGAAAAGGCCTATGCAGCGGGGAAAATCCCCGGTGGCTATTTTAAGCGCGAAGGTCGACCGGCTGAAAAAGAAGTGCTGACAAGTCGATTGATCGATCGCCCGATCCGTCCACTCTTTCCAGAAGGATATTATTTCGAAACACAAGTGATTGCCTCAGTGCTCTCAGCCGATAAGACCGGTTCTTCCGACGTCATCGGGATCACTGCGGCATCCGCTGCCCTCGCGGTCTCGAATATCCCGTTCAATGGTCCCGTGGCTGGCGTGAAGATCGGCCGGATCAAGGGTCAACTCGTCGTCAATCCCGATCTTGAGTCCATAGAGCAGAGCGATCTTCATCTGGTGGTTGCAGGGACCGCGGACGCTGTCATGATGGTGGAAGCAGGTGCCAACGAATTGCCTGAACAGACTATGCTTGAAGCCCTGGAACTAGCACACTCCGAGATTAAGAAGATCGTCAAGAAGATCTCTGAGTTGGCTCAGAAAGTCGGAAAGATCAAGCGAACGGTGGCGGCTGAGTCGATCGATCCACAATTACAGGCCGAGATCAAGGCATTGGTCGCGCAGCCAATTCGTGACGCCATCATGATCTCTAACAAGACCGCGCGGCAGGAACGATTGGATCAGGTTCTGGCTGACGCTATCGAAAAATTGAAAAAACCAGAGGATCTCTCCCGTGAACGACACATCAAGATCGTGTTCCACCAACTGGAATACACGGAAGTTCGGAAAATGATCTTAGAGAAACAGTCACGAGCCGATGGTCGGGGACCAGCCGACATTCGCCCGATCACCTGCGAAGTAGGCGCATTGCCACGAGCGCACGGTTCTGCGATTTTTACACGAGGCGAAACACAAAGCTTGGCGGTTGTGACCTTGGGAACCACCGATGATGAGCAACGCATTGACGCGCTGGAAGGTGAGTACACGCGCACGTTCATGCTCCACTACAACTTTCCACCTTTCAGTGTTGGTGAGGCGCGGCCGCTGCGCACGCCGGGTCGACGTGAAGTCGGACACGGTGCGTTGGCTGAAAGGGCGTTGAAGCCGGTTATTCCGAACAAGGATGTGTTCCCCTATACGCTGCGGATCGTTTCTGAAATACTGGAATCCAATGGCTCGTCCTCAATGGCGACGGTCTGCGGCGGAACATTGGCCATGATGGATGCCGGTGTCCCGATCAAGGAACCCGTGGCTGGCATCGCGATGGGTCTGATCAAGGAAGGCGAGGACGTCATTATCTTGTCGGACATTCTTGGTCTGGAGGATCATTTAGGCGACATGGACTTCAAGGTCTGTGGGACGAAGAATGGCGTCACCGCACTTCAGATGGATATCAAGATCGGAGGGATTACGACTGCGCTGATGCAGCAGGCCTTGGAGCAAGCTCGTTTGGGACGACTGCATATCCTCGGCCATATGTCGAAGGCGCTTCCCGAACCGAGGACCCACCTCTCACCCTTTGCCCCCCGTATCCACACGATGAAGGTCAAACAGGATAAAATTCGAGACATTATCGGTCAGGGCGGTAAAACCATTCGTGGGATTCAATCAGACTGCGGGGTTAAAATCAGCGTTGAGGATACAGGTGTCGTGACGATTGCCTCCTCTGATGAAGCGTCGTTACAGAAAGCCAAAGGCATCATCGACCGCTTGACCGAGGAAGTGGAAGTGGGGAAGGTCTATACGGGGACAGTGAGAAAGATAATGGACTTTGGCGCATTTGTGGAGGTATTGCCTGGGACGGACGGACTGGTTCATATCTCGCAACTCGCGCATCACCGTGTGAAAGCCGTGGCGGACGAAGTATCGGAAGGGGACGAAATTCTTGTGAAGGTTCTGGAGATCGATAGACAGGGCAAAATTCGACTCAGTCGAAAAGAAACTATCCCGGTGCCGACGGGAAGCCCAAAAGACTCATCCGACGAGTAA
- a CDS encoding 30S ribosomal subunit protein S15 yields the protein MALLKEAKTELIKQFQQHDKDSGSPEVQIAVLTNRITYLTEHFKTHKKDHHSRRGLLQLVGRRRRLLDYLRGVDEARYRTVIDRLGIRK from the coding sequence ATGGCATTACTGAAAGAAGCAAAGACAGAACTCATCAAGCAATTTCAGCAGCACGATAAGGATTCCGGTTCACCGGAAGTCCAAATTGCGGTGTTGACCAACCGAATCACCTATCTGACCGAACATTTCAAAACCCATAAGAAAGATCACCACTCCCGTCGGGGTTTGTTACAACTAGTCGGTCGGAGAAGACGATTGCTCGACTACCTTCGCGGAGTGGATGAAGCACGTTACCGAACGGTTATTGATCGCCTCGGCATTCGCAAGTAA
- a CDS encoding tRNA pseudouridine synthase B, translated as MEHQKHIEGVLIAHKEAGWTSHDVVAKVRKLLGACKVGHAGTLDPSATGVLPILVGRATRIAEYLMDWDKEYRAVLRLGQTTDTQDASGQVLTKTEPCQVNEDMIRMVVTQFRGVQRQLPPMYSAVKVSGQPLYKAARAGKTIDRVERSVTIHELEVLAVEGCDVTLRIVCSKGTYVRTLCADIGQVLGVGGHLYALQRCRVGPLSIDKALTIDEIAGHLAMDSLQEQFLSLDQLLSQLPTVVVDAEQAQRVVHGTPVSPVGISQLPASPHPIPVRLKNEAGQLLAIGTHNAQGSGPIKIRKVFSLVTH; from the coding sequence ATGGAACACCAGAAACATATAGAAGGCGTTCTCATTGCTCACAAAGAAGCCGGATGGACGTCACACGATGTTGTGGCCAAGGTACGGAAGTTACTGGGCGCATGCAAAGTCGGTCATGCCGGCACGCTGGACCCTAGCGCCACGGGTGTCCTACCTATTCTGGTCGGACGTGCTACAAGAATTGCCGAATACCTCATGGATTGGGATAAGGAGTACCGAGCTGTTTTGCGGCTTGGGCAAACGACCGACACGCAGGATGCGTCGGGCCAGGTGCTGACAAAGACTGAGCCCTGTCAGGTGAATGAGGATATGATTCGCATGGTCGTCACGCAGTTCCGAGGAGTACAACGGCAATTGCCTCCGATGTATTCGGCCGTGAAAGTCAGCGGGCAACCGCTGTACAAAGCAGCCAGAGCCGGCAAGACCATCGATAGAGTTGAGCGGTCCGTTACCATCCACGAGCTGGAAGTCCTGGCTGTCGAAGGTTGTGACGTGACTCTTCGTATTGTGTGCTCAAAAGGAACATATGTGCGCACACTGTGTGCCGACATTGGTCAAGTCTTGGGCGTTGGTGGCCATCTTTATGCGCTTCAACGTTGTCGAGTCGGCCCTCTTTCAATCGATAAGGCGTTGACAATCGATGAAATCGCAGGCCATCTCGCCATGGACTCGCTCCAAGAGCAGTTTCTTTCGTTGGACCAACTTCTGTCTCAGCTCCCGACGGTGGTCGTCGACGCAGAGCAGGCTCAACGGGTTGTCCATGGAACGCCGGTGTCCCCGGTGGGAATCAGCCAACTCCCTGCTTCGCCCCATCCCATACCGGTACGGCTGAAGAATGAGGCCGGTCAACTCTTGGCGATTGGCACGCACAATGCACAGGGTTCGGGGCCGATTAAAATTCGTAAAGTATTCAGTCTTGTGACTCATTAA